From Bordetella flabilis, the proteins below share one genomic window:
- a CDS encoding DUF2127 domain-containing protein, whose product MASAQGGAGRNGGQVAGLHAPGLRPAPAGKVGLSMGGAMERTDPRSPPIVPAEVATRRRAQRLIALFEALKGIGALAASIGLLSLLHHDLRHMVEVMIGHFGLDPGGHYPMALLHYATLLQDTSVQALVMLATAYVALRLTEAYGLWKDRAWGEWLGALSGAIYVPFEVRHLLHRPSLLSAVVVLANVLIIAFLAWQLWRRRAPAG is encoded by the coding sequence ATGGCGAGCGCCCAAGGCGGCGCTGGAAGGAACGGCGGACAGGTCGCCGGCCTGCATGCACCGGGACTGCGGCCGGCACCGGCCGGCAAGGTTGGGCTGAGCATGGGCGGCGCCATGGAAAGGACGGACCCTCGCAGCCCGCCGATCGTGCCCGCCGAGGTGGCCACGCGGCGGCGGGCACAGCGCCTGATCGCGCTGTTCGAGGCATTGAAAGGCATCGGCGCGCTGGCGGCCAGCATCGGGCTGCTGAGCCTGCTGCATCACGACCTGCGCCATATGGTCGAGGTCATGATCGGGCATTTCGGCCTGGACCCGGGCGGACATTACCCGATGGCGCTGCTGCACTACGCCACGCTGTTGCAGGACACCAGCGTGCAGGCCCTGGTCATGCTGGCGACGGCCTATGTGGCGCTGCGCCTGACCGAGGCGTATGGCTTGTGGAAGGATCGCGCGTGGGGCGAATGGCTGGGGGCGCTGTCCGGGGCCATCTATGTGCCCTTCGAGGTGCGCCACCTGCTGCACCGGCCGTCGCTGCTCAGCGCCGTCGTCGTGCTGGCCAACGTGCTGATCATTGCCTTCCTGGCATGGCAGTTGTGGCGCCGCCGTGCGCCGGCGGGCTAA
- a CDS encoding YajQ family cyclic di-GMP-binding protein → MPSFDVVSEVDKHELSNAVDQANRELATRFDFKGTDAKFELEEYVVTQIAPSAFQLKQMLDILRGRLTARGIDPRSMDAAEPLVNLGGARQKVTLKQGIEQPVAKKLIAAIKDAKLKVETQINGNKLRVTGKKRDDLQSAIALLRKTDVDLPLQFENFRD, encoded by the coding sequence ATGCCTTCATTCGACGTCGTGTCCGAAGTGGACAAGCACGAGCTCAGCAATGCCGTCGACCAGGCCAATCGCGAACTGGCGACGCGTTTCGACTTCAAGGGTACGGACGCCAAATTCGAACTGGAGGAATACGTCGTGACGCAGATCGCGCCGTCGGCCTTCCAGCTCAAGCAGATGCTCGATATCCTGCGCGGCCGCCTGACGGCGAGAGGCATCGACCCGCGCAGCATGGACGCGGCCGAACCGCTGGTCAACCTGGGCGGGGCGCGGCAGAAGGTCACGCTGAAGCAGGGCATCGAACAGCCTGTCGCCAAGAAGCTCATCGCCGCCATCAAGGACGCCAAGCTCAAGGTCGAGACGCAGATCAACGGCAACAAGCTGCGCGTCACCGGCAAGAAGCGCGACGACCTGCAAAGCGCGATCGCGCTGCTGCGCAAGACCGACGTGGACCTGCCGCTGCAATTCGAGAACTTCCGGGACTAG
- a CDS encoding FAD binding domain-containing protein, giving the protein MLPFTLQRAGSERDAIAMARAGGRYIAGGTTLVDLMREEVERPEALVDINGIPLDYVREEDGELVIGALTRMSDAAAHPLTRQHQPLLAETLIEGASPQLRNMASMGGNLLQRVRCPYFRMLDAPCNKRFPGSGCAAIDGLHAGHALLGGSAACIATHPSDLAVSLVALDATVRVLGPGGARSFPVEQLYRLPETTPHLEHTLLPGELITEIRVPGGPHARRARYLKVRDRASYEYALVSAAVALHIVDGIIMEARIACGGVGTRPWRMRASEDCLAGRSAGDAAFDEAGQAALAGVQPLRDNRYKVPLLARTVKRALELASEAQP; this is encoded by the coding sequence ATGCTGCCCTTCACACTGCAACGCGCCGGCAGCGAGCGCGACGCCATCGCCATGGCGCGGGCCGGCGGACGCTACATCGCCGGCGGCACCACGCTCGTGGACCTGATGCGCGAAGAGGTCGAGCGGCCCGAGGCGCTGGTGGACATCAACGGCATCCCGCTGGACTATGTGCGGGAGGAAGACGGTGAACTGGTCATCGGCGCGTTGACGCGCATGTCCGACGCCGCCGCCCACCCCTTGACGCGCCAGCACCAGCCCTTGCTGGCCGAGACCCTGATCGAGGGCGCTTCGCCGCAACTGCGCAACATGGCGTCCATGGGCGGCAATCTGCTGCAACGCGTGCGTTGCCCCTACTTCCGCATGCTGGACGCGCCCTGCAACAAGCGATTCCCGGGCAGCGGCTGCGCGGCCATCGACGGCTTGCACGCCGGCCATGCGCTGTTGGGCGGCAGCGCGGCCTGCATCGCCACGCATCCTTCCGACCTGGCCGTCTCGCTGGTAGCCCTGGACGCCACCGTCCGCGTATTGGGACCGGGCGGAGCGCGCAGCTTCCCCGTCGAGCAACTGTACCGGCTTCCGGAAACGACGCCGCACCTGGAACACACGCTGCTGCCGGGCGAACTGATCACCGAGATCCGGGTCCCCGGAGGCCCCCATGCCCGCCGTGCGCGCTACCTGAAAGTGCGCGACCGCGCCTCCTACGAATACGCACTGGTATCGGCAGCCGTGGCGCTCCATATCGTGGACGGCATCATCATGGAGGCCCGCATCGCATGCGGCGGCGTCGGCACGCGGCCGTGGCGCATGCGCGCCAGCGAAGACTGCCTGGCGGGCCGCAGCGCCGGCGATGCCGCGTTCGACGAAGCGGGACAAGCGGCGCTTGCCGGCGTCCAGCCCCTGCGCGACAACCGCTACAAGGTCCCGTTGCTGGCGCGGACCGTCAAGCGGGCCCTGGAACTGGCCAGCGAGGCGCAGCCATGA
- the cysP gene encoding thiosulfate ABC transporter substrate-binding protein CysP, with translation MIKRLLVTSFAAAMLAGAATASAQQTLLNSSYDISRELFTAINPKFVAYWKEKTGETVTVEQTFGGTSRQAQAIMQGLKADTVTFNQVTDVDVLAKRGLVGKDWQKRFPGNSSPYYSTIAFLVRKGNPKHIKSWDDLVRDDVKVVFPNPKTSGNARYTYLAAWLYALQKFNGDEAKTRAFVGKLLHNVESFPTGGRGATVAFAQNNQGDAVLTFESEVRNIAVGEEFKALGAEVVVPPVSVLAEFPVAVVDKVVDAKGTRKLAEAYLQYQYSPEIQELLASFNYRVRDPAIVQKYASRFPKVELLDPQKLLGSWDQIQETHFKGGGVLDQLLAGKS, from the coding sequence TTGATCAAGCGTCTTCTTGTCACCTCCTTCGCCGCCGCCATGCTGGCGGGTGCGGCGACCGCCTCGGCCCAGCAAACGCTGCTGAATTCCTCATATGACATCTCGCGCGAACTTTTCACCGCGATCAATCCCAAGTTCGTCGCGTACTGGAAAGAAAAGACCGGCGAAACGGTGACCGTGGAGCAGACCTTCGGCGGCACCTCGCGGCAAGCCCAGGCCATCATGCAGGGCCTGAAGGCGGATACGGTGACCTTCAACCAGGTCACCGACGTGGACGTGCTGGCCAAGCGCGGCCTGGTCGGCAAGGATTGGCAGAAGCGCTTCCCCGGCAACAGCTCGCCCTACTACAGCACCATCGCCTTCCTGGTGCGCAAGGGCAACCCCAAGCACATCAAGAGCTGGGACGACCTGGTGCGCGATGACGTGAAGGTCGTCTTCCCCAACCCGAAGACCTCCGGCAACGCGCGCTATACCTATCTGGCGGCCTGGCTCTACGCGCTGCAGAAATTCAATGGCGATGAAGCCAAGACCCGCGCCTTCGTCGGCAAGCTGCTGCACAACGTGGAGAGCTTTCCCACCGGCGGCCGTGGCGCCACGGTGGCCTTCGCCCAGAACAACCAGGGCGACGCGGTGCTGACGTTCGAATCGGAAGTGCGCAACATCGCCGTCGGCGAGGAGTTCAAGGCGCTCGGCGCGGAAGTGGTGGTGCCGCCGGTCAGCGTGCTGGCCGAATTCCCGGTGGCCGTGGTCGACAAGGTGGTGGACGCCAAAGGGACACGCAAACTGGCCGAGGCCTACCTGCAATACCAATACTCGCCCGAAATCCAGGAGCTGCTGGCCAGCTTCAATTACCGCGTGCGTGACCCGGCCATCGTCCAGAAGTACGCCAGCCGCTTCCCCAAGGTAGAGCTGCTCGATCCGCAGAAATTGCTCGGCTCCTGGGACCAGATCCAGGAAACGCATTTCAAGGGCGGCGGCGTGCTGGACCAATTGCTGGCCGGCAAGTCCTGA
- a CDS encoding winged helix-turn-helix transcriptional regulator: protein MPHTDFAAMPCPIARTLARVGERWSMLILRDAFYGMTRFDEFRKSLDIAPNILTRRLAELVQAGLLEKRVYTSRPTRYEYVLTQQGRELRPIMLAMVAWGNRHFSPEGPALAVVARETGAPVEQCWLDTSTGQVLGLDGVTVMAGAGATPGVRERIALAARKHGESAADEAPHDPQDIQDPHDPEPTTAA from the coding sequence ATGCCCCACACCGATTTCGCCGCCATGCCCTGCCCCATCGCGCGCACCCTTGCTCGCGTGGGCGAACGCTGGAGCATGCTGATCCTGCGCGATGCCTTCTACGGCATGACGCGCTTCGATGAATTCCGCAAAAGCCTGGACATCGCCCCGAATATCCTGACCCGCCGGCTGGCCGAACTGGTACAGGCGGGCCTGCTCGAAAAGCGCGTCTATACCAGCCGGCCTACCCGCTACGAATATGTGCTGACGCAGCAGGGGCGCGAACTGCGGCCGATCATGCTCGCCATGGTGGCCTGGGGCAATCGCCATTTCTCCCCGGAAGGGCCGGCGCTGGCCGTGGTGGCGCGCGAAACCGGCGCGCCGGTCGAGCAGTGCTGGCTGGACACGTCCACGGGACAGGTACTGGGCCTGGACGGCGTCACGGTGATGGCCGGCGCCGGCGCCACGCCCGGCGTGCGCGAGCGGATCGCACTCGCGGCGCGCAAGCACGGCGAATCGGCGGCTGACGAAGCGCCCCACGACCCCCAGGACATCCAGGACCCCCACGACCCCGAACCGACCACGGCGGCCTGA
- a CDS encoding MFS transporter, producing the protein MNPSPKPDVVRQLLPFSLAVFFGFLSIGIPLSVLPAQVGHVLGYGSVMVGCVVGAQSLSTLLTRQYAGRLCDTRGPKFTAVLGFGSASAAALLYFVSGLVVHVPLASLLLLVAGRLLLGLGESLFITSLATWSIARVGAAHAGRAMAWQGIAMYGAMAFGAPVGSLLLQAGGFILVAAIAIVCPLVGGIMATRWTDVAPPRGKRVSFLRVVGVIWLPGLALALASAGFGTMAAFLPPLYLAGGWSNPGAALTAFGVTYIVMRLFFAGVPDRAGGYRVAGFSLIVEAVGQLLIWHADSAATALLGAAVTGVGYSLVFPSLGVEAMKRVAPENRGLVIGAYLACFDLGLAMAGPAAGVVAQNLGIASAFLASTVTALCAAALVWYARFSPRYSSPRG; encoded by the coding sequence ATGAACCCAAGCCCCAAACCCGACGTCGTCCGCCAGTTGCTGCCTTTTTCGCTGGCGGTGTTCTTCGGCTTTCTTTCGATCGGCATACCGCTTTCCGTATTGCCCGCGCAGGTGGGGCATGTCCTGGGGTACGGCAGCGTCATGGTCGGCTGCGTCGTCGGCGCGCAATCGCTGTCCACCCTGCTGACACGGCAGTACGCGGGCCGTCTCTGCGACACGCGCGGCCCCAAGTTCACCGCGGTCCTGGGCTTCGGCAGCGCGTCGGCGGCCGCGCTGCTGTATTTCGTCTCCGGCCTGGTCGTGCACGTGCCGCTGGCCAGCCTGCTGTTGCTGGTCGCCGGGCGCTTGCTGCTGGGATTGGGCGAAAGCCTGTTCATTACTTCCCTGGCGACCTGGAGCATCGCGCGGGTGGGCGCCGCCCACGCGGGCCGCGCCATGGCCTGGCAAGGCATCGCCATGTACGGCGCCATGGCCTTCGGGGCGCCGGTGGGCAGCCTGTTGCTGCAGGCCGGTGGGTTCATCCTTGTCGCGGCCATCGCCATCGTGTGCCCGCTGGTGGGCGGCATCATGGCGACGCGCTGGACCGACGTGGCGCCGCCGCGCGGCAAGCGCGTGTCTTTCCTGCGCGTGGTGGGCGTCATCTGGCTGCCTGGCCTGGCGCTGGCCCTGGCCTCCGCCGGCTTCGGCACCATGGCAGCGTTCCTGCCGCCCCTCTACCTGGCGGGCGGATGGTCCAATCCGGGCGCCGCGCTGACCGCCTTCGGCGTGACCTATATCGTGATGCGCCTGTTCTTCGCCGGAGTCCCCGACCGCGCCGGCGGCTACCGCGTGGCGGGGTTCTCGCTCATCGTCGAGGCGGTCGGGCAATTGCTGATCTGGCATGCCGACAGCGCCGCGACGGCGCTGCTGGGCGCGGCCGTGACGGGCGTGGGGTATTCCCTGGTATTTCCCTCATTGGGCGTCGAGGCGATGAAGCGGGTGGCGCCGGAGAACCGTGGCCTGGTCATCGGCGCCTACCTCGCGTGTTTCGACCTCGGCCTGGCCATGGCCGGTCCGGCCGCCGGCGTGGTGGCGCAGAACCTGGGCATCGCCTCGGCCTTCCTGGCCAGCACGGTGACGGCGTTGTGCGCGGCGGCGCTGGTCTGGTATGCGCGGTTTTCGCCCCGCTACAGCAGTCCGCGCGGCTAG
- the cysW gene encoding sulfate ABC transporter permease subunit CysW, whose translation MRKPHNWRQWALIAIGVAGAFLLLVLPLALIFQQALSGGWHMLLQNLGDEEMQHAIWLTLLAAVLTVPINVAFGILLAWCVTRYEFRGKQVLTTLVDIPYATSPVVAGLCYLVVYGMESAVGGWLSEHDIQLMFAWPGIVMVTVFVTSPFVARILIPLMQAQGSDEEYAALTLGANGWQIFWRITLPNIKWALLYGTVITNARAVGEFGAVSVVSGAIRGQTVTLPLLIEQLSDDYKTVGAFTAAALLACMALLTMVVKTAMEWGQRVKLRGPAH comes from the coding sequence ATGCGAAAACCGCACAACTGGCGCCAGTGGGCCCTGATCGCCATCGGAGTCGCCGGCGCCTTCCTGCTGCTGGTGCTGCCGCTGGCCCTGATTTTCCAGCAGGCGTTGTCCGGGGGATGGCACATGCTGCTGCAGAACCTGGGCGACGAGGAAATGCAGCACGCGATCTGGCTGACCTTGCTGGCCGCGGTGCTGACCGTGCCGATCAATGTGGCCTTCGGCATCCTGCTGGCGTGGTGCGTGACGCGCTACGAATTCCGCGGCAAGCAGGTGCTCACGACCCTGGTGGATATCCCGTACGCCACCTCGCCGGTCGTGGCCGGCCTGTGCTACCTGGTCGTCTACGGCATGGAAAGCGCCGTCGGCGGCTGGCTCAGCGAACACGATATCCAGTTGATGTTTGCGTGGCCGGGCATCGTCATGGTCACGGTGTTCGTGACTTCGCCGTTCGTGGCGCGCATCCTGATCCCGCTGATGCAGGCCCAGGGCTCGGACGAGGAATACGCCGCCCTGACGCTGGGGGCGAACGGCTGGCAGATCTTCTGGCGCATCACCCTGCCCAACATCAAGTGGGCCCTGCTGTACGGCACCGTGATCACCAATGCGCGCGCGGTCGGGGAATTCGGCGCGGTGTCGGTGGTCTCGGGCGCGATCCGCGGCCAGACCGTCACCTTGCCGCTGCTGATCGAGCAATTGAGCGACGACTACAAGACCGTCGGCGCGTTCACGGCCGCGGCCTTGCTGGCGTGCATGGCGCTGCTGACCATGGTCGTGAAGACCGCCATGGAATGGGGCCAGCGCGTCAAGCTGCGCGGCCCCGCGCATTAG
- a CDS encoding HlyD family secretion protein, whose product MPAVTAAHPGASSSSADGSVAASRGDDTPAPKRGRRPFYFAGLLVVLLGAAWYGHHWWYEGRFIEDTDDAYVGGDIAVLGAKVPGYIAMVAAGDNQAVRAGDVLVKLDDRDYRAALEKAEGTVAAEQALLENLDANRRLQEAVILQARATVAAAAAETVRTRQDQVRYKSLSGSAAVSLQSFQKADSDYKQAVANQQKADAALVAAQRALEVIDTQKTQARAALAQAMADREQARLNLSYTTLRAPMDGTVGNRRARQGAYAPAGAQLLALVPASGLWVDANFKESQLARMAPGQRATIVADILPDRVFHGRVASLAPATGAQFSVLPPENATGNFTKIVQRVPVRIVLDEEDARLGLLRPGLSVRADVDVRPAP is encoded by the coding sequence ATGCCCGCTGTCACCGCCGCCCATCCCGGCGCCTCTTCCTCCTCCGCCGATGGCTCCGTCGCCGCGTCGCGCGGTGACGACACGCCTGCCCCCAAACGAGGGCGGCGCCCCTTCTACTTCGCCGGACTGCTGGTCGTGCTGCTCGGCGCGGCATGGTACGGACATCACTGGTGGTACGAAGGCCGCTTCATCGAGGACACCGACGATGCCTATGTGGGCGGCGACATCGCGGTGCTGGGCGCCAAGGTGCCCGGCTATATCGCCATGGTGGCGGCCGGTGACAACCAGGCAGTGCGCGCCGGCGACGTACTGGTCAAGCTGGACGACCGCGACTACCGGGCCGCGCTGGAAAAAGCCGAAGGAACGGTCGCGGCCGAACAAGCCCTGCTGGAGAACCTGGACGCGAACCGGCGGCTGCAGGAAGCCGTGATCCTGCAGGCGCGCGCCACGGTGGCCGCGGCCGCAGCCGAAACCGTACGCACGCGCCAGGACCAGGTCCGCTACAAATCGCTCTCCGGCAGCGCCGCCGTGTCGCTGCAGAGTTTCCAGAAGGCCGATTCGGACTACAAGCAGGCGGTGGCGAACCAGCAGAAGGCCGACGCCGCACTGGTGGCCGCGCAGCGCGCCCTGGAAGTCATCGATACCCAGAAAACCCAGGCCCGGGCCGCCCTGGCCCAGGCCATGGCCGACCGCGAACAGGCCCGGCTGAACCTTTCCTACACGACGCTGCGGGCGCCGATGGACGGCACGGTCGGAAACCGGCGCGCGCGCCAGGGCGCCTACGCGCCCGCGGGCGCGCAATTGCTGGCGCTGGTGCCCGCGTCGGGACTATGGGTGGACGCCAACTTCAAGGAAAGCCAGCTGGCCCGCATGGCGCCCGGCCAACGCGCCACCATCGTGGCCGATATCCTGCCGGACCGGGTCTTCCATGGCCGCGTCGCCAGCCTCGCGCCGGCCACGGGGGCGCAGTTCAGCGTCCTGCCGCCCGAAAACGCCACGGGCAACTTCACCAAGATCGTGCAACGCGTTCCCGTGCGCATCGTGCTGGACGAAGAGGATGCGCGGCTGGGCCTGCTGCGCCCGGGCTTGTCGGTGCGCGCCGACGTCGACGTACGACCGGCGCCATGA
- the cysT gene encoding sulfate ABC transporter permease subunit CysT, translating into MSRFFQQHPTLPGFGLSFGVSSLFISLVILFPIAALLAYTSEMSAAQYWQAITDPRVLASYRVTLLGAALSTVTVVLFGLLLAWILVRYRFPGRLFLDSLVDLPFALPTAVAGLTLSVLLGPAGWVGQWFDQMGFKISYAFPGLVSAMIFTSLPFVVRSVQPVLEEIGPEYEEAAHTLGASEWQTTWRVLLPALAPAVFTGASQAFIRSLGEFGAVVMIAGNIPFKTEITSLMIFVRVSEFDYPAASAIATVVLAVSLLLLFALHVLQGRLLPWQRPGR; encoded by the coding sequence ATGTCGAGATTCTTCCAACAACATCCGACCCTGCCGGGGTTCGGCCTGAGCTTCGGCGTCAGCAGCCTGTTCATCTCGCTGGTGATCCTGTTTCCCATCGCGGCCCTGCTCGCCTATACCAGCGAGATGAGCGCCGCGCAGTATTGGCAGGCCATTACGGACCCGCGCGTGCTGGCGAGCTACCGCGTCACCCTGCTGGGCGCGGCGCTGTCGACCGTGACCGTCGTGCTGTTCGGGTTGCTCCTGGCCTGGATACTGGTGCGCTACCGCTTTCCCGGCCGTCTGTTCCTGGACTCGCTGGTCGACTTGCCGTTCGCCCTGCCCACCGCGGTCGCCGGACTGACGCTGTCCGTCCTGCTGGGACCCGCCGGGTGGGTGGGCCAGTGGTTCGACCAGATGGGCTTCAAGATCTCCTATGCCTTTCCCGGCCTGGTGTCGGCCATGATCTTCACCAGCCTGCCTTTCGTCGTGCGGTCGGTGCAGCCTGTCCTGGAAGAAATCGGCCCGGAATATGAAGAGGCGGCGCACACGCTTGGCGCCAGCGAATGGCAGACCACGTGGCGCGTACTGTTGCCGGCCCTGGCCCCGGCGGTATTCACCGGCGCCTCGCAGGCGTTCATACGCAGCCTGGGCGAGTTCGGCGCGGTGGTCATGATCGCCGGCAATATTCCGTTCAAGACCGAAATCACCTCGCTGATGATCTTCGTGCGCGTGTCCGAATTCGATTATCCCGCCGCCTCCGCCATCGCCACGGTGGTGCTGGCCGTTTCCCTGCTGTTGTTGTTCGCGTTGCATGTGCTGCAGGGCCGCCTGCTGCCATGGCAGCGCCCCGGACGTTGA
- a CDS encoding DHA2 family efflux MFS transporter permease subunit: MSGAAVAGGALRSPAEMRTGEKVFAFSTMCLGMFIALLDIQIVSASLKDIGGGLSAGVDETVWVQTSYLIAEIIVIPLSGWLARVMSTRWLFCASAAGFTAASLLCGWAWNIESMIAFRALQGFLGGSMIPLVFTTAFAFFAGPQRVLAAATVGGLASLAPTLGPTVGGWITDHYSWHWLFFVNLVPGVFVAIMVPMFVRVDRADPSLLRGADYLGIVLLALSLGCLEYTLEEGPRWDWLDDPTILATAWVAALAGIGFVWRSLTYAHPIVDLRALKDRNFALGCLFSFVSGVGIFATIYLTPLFLGHVRGYSALQIGTAIFSTGLFQIMSIPLYTMLANRVDLRWLLMAGLACFAFSMWNFAPITHDWGAGELLLPQAFRGMAQQFAVAPTVTLTLGSLSPVRLKLASGLFNLMRNLGGAIGIAVCATLLNDRTNLHFYRLAEHLNATNEAMNDVLARVTAQAAHWAGDHAATVGLARLWSLAYREAQTQAYGDAFLAIMACFIGATALVPLMRKVQPPQAPSADAH; encoded by the coding sequence ATGAGCGGCGCGGCCGTCGCAGGCGGGGCGCTGCGCTCGCCCGCGGAGATGCGCACCGGCGAGAAGGTCTTTGCCTTCTCCACCATGTGCCTGGGCATGTTCATCGCCTTGCTGGATATCCAGATCGTATCGGCATCGCTCAAGGACATCGGGGGCGGCCTGTCGGCGGGCGTCGACGAAACCGTGTGGGTACAGACGTCCTACCTGATCGCGGAAATCATTGTCATCCCGCTGTCCGGCTGGCTGGCCCGGGTCATGTCCACCCGCTGGCTGTTCTGCGCCTCGGCGGCCGGCTTCACCGCGGCGAGCCTGCTGTGCGGCTGGGCCTGGAACATCGAAAGCATGATCGCGTTCCGCGCCCTGCAAGGCTTCCTGGGCGGCTCCATGATTCCGCTGGTATTCACCACGGCCTTCGCCTTTTTCGCCGGTCCGCAGCGCGTGCTGGCGGCGGCGACGGTGGGCGGCCTGGCCTCGCTGGCCCCCACCCTGGGGCCCACGGTGGGCGGCTGGATCACGGACCACTACTCCTGGCATTGGCTGTTCTTCGTGAACCTGGTGCCGGGCGTGTTCGTCGCCATCATGGTGCCCATGTTCGTGCGCGTGGACCGTGCCGACCCGTCGCTGCTGCGCGGCGCCGACTATCTGGGCATCGTCCTGCTGGCGCTCAGCCTGGGCTGCCTGGAATACACGCTGGAGGAAGGCCCGCGCTGGGACTGGCTGGACGACCCGACCATCCTGGCCACCGCATGGGTGGCGGCGCTGGCCGGCATCGGCTTCGTCTGGCGCTCGCTGACCTATGCGCATCCGATCGTCGACCTGCGCGCGCTGAAGGATCGCAACTTCGCGCTGGGTTGCCTGTTCTCCTTTGTCAGCGGGGTCGGGATCTTCGCGACGATCTACCTGACGCCGCTCTTCCTGGGCCACGTGCGCGGCTACAGCGCCCTGCAGATCGGCACGGCGATCTTTTCGACCGGCCTCTTCCAGATCATGTCGATTCCGCTGTACACGATGCTGGCGAACCGCGTGGACCTGCGCTGGCTGCTCATGGCCGGGCTGGCCTGTTTCGCCTTTTCGATGTGGAACTTCGCGCCCATCACGCACGACTGGGGCGCGGGGGAGCTGCTGCTGCCGCAGGCCTTCCGCGGCATGGCGCAGCAGTTTGCCGTCGCCCCCACCGTCACGCTGACACTGGGCAGCCTGTCGCCGGTGCGCCTGAAACTGGCATCCGGGCTGTTCAACCTGATGCGCAACCTGGGCGGTGCGATCGGCATCGCAGTGTGCGCGACCCTGTTGAACGATCGCACCAACCTGCATTTCTACCGGCTGGCGGAACACCTGAATGCGACGAACGAAGCCATGAATGACGTGCTGGCCCGCGTGACGGCGCAGGCGGCCCACTGGGCCGGCGATCATGCCGCCACGGTGGGCCTGGCCCGGCTGTGGTCGTTGGCATACCGGGAAGCACAGACCCAGGCCTACGGCGATGCCTTCCTGGCCATCATGGCGTGCTTCATCGGGGCCACGGCCCTGGTGCCGCTGATGCGCAAGGTCCAGCCGCCGCAGGCGCCGTCCGCCGACGCGCACTGA
- a CDS encoding DHCW motif cupin fold protein: MKLSDIPFGTTDWSTIEATEHAGTTGKAYWRTRQFGDIRVRMVEYTPGYLADHWCSKGHILLCLAGTLETELEDGRQFTLRPGMSYQVADAAEAHRSSTANGATLFIVD, translated from the coding sequence ATGAAGCTCTCCGACATCCCCTTCGGCACGACGGACTGGTCGACGATCGAAGCGACCGAACACGCGGGAACCACCGGCAAGGCGTATTGGCGCACGCGGCAATTCGGCGACATCCGCGTGCGCATGGTCGAATACACGCCCGGCTATCTGGCGGACCACTGGTGCAGCAAGGGGCATATCCTGCTTTGCCTGGCCGGTACGCTGGAGACGGAGCTCGAGGACGGTCGCCAATTCACCCTGCGGCCCGGCATGAGCTACCAGGTAGCGGACGCCGCCGAGGCGCATCGCTCATCGACAGCGAACGGCGCCACCTTGTTCATCGTCGACTAG
- a CDS encoding (2Fe-2S)-binding protein: MNQETLSDPTPRVSPPAAPGANVTVSMTVNGAGTTLSVDPRLSLLDLLREQLHLTGTKKGCNQGACGACTVLVDGRRVVSCLALAVLHQGAKVTTIEGLSQDGQLHPLQAAFIAHDAFQCGYCTAGQIMSGVACIAEGHAATPEDIQFWMSGNICRCAAYHGINAAVAYAAREA; this comes from the coding sequence ATGAACCAGGAAACCCTGTCCGACCCGACCCCCCGTGTTTCGCCCCCGGCAGCACCCGGCGCCAACGTGACGGTCAGCATGACCGTCAATGGCGCGGGCACGACGCTGTCCGTGGATCCGCGCCTGTCCTTGCTGGACCTGTTGCGTGAGCAACTGCACCTGACCGGCACCAAGAAAGGCTGCAACCAGGGCGCCTGTGGCGCGTGTACCGTCCTGGTCGACGGCCGCCGCGTCGTTTCCTGCCTGGCGCTCGCCGTCCTGCACCAGGGCGCCAAGGTCACCACCATCGAGGGACTGAGCCAGGACGGGCAATTGCATCCGCTGCAGGCGGCGTTCATTGCGCATGATGCCTTCCAGTGCGGCTACTGCACGGCGGGGCAGATCATGTCCGGCGTGGCGTGCATCGCCGAAGGCCATGCCGCCACGCCGGAGGACATCCAGTTCTGGATGAGCGGCAATATCTGCCGCTGCGCCGCGTATCACGGCATCAATGCGGCCGTGGCCTACGCCGCCAGGGAGGCCTGA